The following coding sequences lie in one Aspergillus luchuensis IFO 4308 DNA, chromosome 8, nearly complete sequence genomic window:
- a CDS encoding uncharacterized protein (COG:S;~EggNog:ENOG410PM15;~SECRETED:SignalP(1-18);~antiSMASH:Cluster_8.18), which translates to MRGSFALSLLSAALGASAALTESNLKTYVDVLALDSSFNPIEAAYWTDYVHHRRTPFAVSPDGKTAYLAYLDASGSDVHVTELDPTTFEATGTTVTVSGGQEAGGLVAHNDGFALLTNEAMPSGTTNAPPSDTPVPVLHRYTNGKQTWKTWLGGPGVHSSDGLSASPDLNGDLVYSESAGLYGAYFVVTDYSGDASGHYGDSIEYVADNGTLVTISGASSSWGCSHNTGIAFEAADEPPYASICAEDQGAIWLNTKTQGMTNDGIKISNENTTNGASGEAMGGMGGSYSGLARFADSTRYIFTWVSRGAVDVTENTWMGDGYTHVSNRTNPRNVALALFSDKYTKVGKQATSTVGAEDGDSQVTWVTSGSNDCSNAHVATFGNSSALITWEEISDPLCEYIAMGCRGQFAGTYFQEVDSDGNKVGDAFKSTDVYVSGDMVTMSDGRICWPYVNMDWDLSEVVWSADSSKYTKKMSFACIGGSGSSSNSTTTASSTAKASSSASVAVVSSASAAVTHVAAGAASVSTERGTVSETPVAPSSVAAVAAEATSAVVSAQVPSWTVGGEARPSTFQTQVQVPTQAAQAGSNWGINKGFGQGFSQENGQGEEEHEGHCQF; encoded by the exons ATGCGTGGCTCTTTCGCTCTTTCTCTGCTCTCTGCGGCGCTGGGCGCCTCTGCTGCTCTCACCGAGTCTAACCTCAAGACCTACGTCGACGTGCTGGCACTCGACAGCTCCTTCAACCCCATCGAGGCGGCCTACTGGACTGACTACgtccatcatcgtcggacTCCCTTCGCTGTCTCCCCTGATGGAAAGACTGCCTATCTTGCGTACCTGGATGCCAGTGGGTCTGACGTCCATGTTACTGAGCTGGACCCGACTACATTTGAGGCTACGGGAACCACCGTCACTGTCAGCGGTGGACAGGAGG CCGGTGGTCTTGTCGCCCACAATGACGGCTTCGCCCTGTTGACCAACGAGGCCATGCCCTCCGGCACCACCAATGCTCCTCCCAGCGACACTCCCGTCCCCGTTCTCCACCGCTACACCAACGGCAAGCAAACCTGGAAGACCTGGCTCGGTGGTCCCGGCGTCCACTCCTCCGACGGtctctccgcctcccccgACCTGAACGGTGACCTGGTCTACTCCGAGTCCGCCGGCCTCTACGGCGCCTACTTCGTCGTGACCGACTACTCCGGCGACGCCTCCGGCCACTACGGCGACAGCATCGAATACGTTGCCGACAACGGCACGCTCGTAACTATCTCCGGcgcctccagctcctgggGCTGCAGCCACAACACCGGTATTGCCTTCGAGGCTGCTGACGAGCCTCCCTATGCCAGTATCTGCGCCGAAGACCAGGGCGCCATTTGGCTGAACACCAAGACCCAGGGCATGACCAACGACGGCATCAAGATCTCCAACGAGAACACTACTAACGGTGCCTCCGGTGAAGCCATGGGTGGTATGGGCGGCAGCTACAGCGGTCTGGCCCGTTTCGCTGACAGCACTCGGTACATCTTCACCTGGGTCTCCCGCGGCGCTGTCGACGTGACCGAGAACACCTGGATGGGCGACGGTTACACCCACGTCAGTAACCGCACTAACCCCCGCAATGTCGCCCTCGCCCTGTTCAGCGACAAGTACACCAAGGTCGGCAAGCAGGCTACCTCCACCGTCGGTGCCGAGGACGGCGATAGCCAGGTCACCTGGGTGACCTCGGGGTCGAACGACTGCTCCAATGCTCACGTCGCTACCTTCGGTAACTCCTCGGCCCTCATCACCTGGGAGGAGATCTCCGATCCCCTTTGTGAATACATCGCCATGGGCTGCCGTGGACAGTTCGCCGGAACTTACTTTCAGGAGGTCGATTCCGATGGTAACAAGGTCGGCGATGCCTTCAAGAGCACGGATGTCTATGTCTCCGGCGATATGGTCACCATGTCGGATGGCCGTATCTGTTGGCCGTATGTCAACATGGACTGGGATCTCTCTGAGGTCGTTTGGTCTGCCGATAGCTCCAAGTACACCAAGAAGATGAGCTTTGCTTGCATCGGAGGTAGCGGTAGCTCCTCCAACTCTACTACCACTGCCTCTTCTACTGCCAAGGCCAGCAGCTCTGCTTCTGTCGCTGTTGTGAGCAGCGCTTCTGCTGCGGTCACTCatgttgctgctggcgcGGCTAGTGTGTCTACTGAGCGTGGGACTGTTTCGGAGACTCCTGTTGCCCCCAGCAGCGTCGCCGCTGTCGCTGCGGAGGCTACTTCGGCTGTTGTCTCTGCCCAGGTCCCCAGCTGGACTGTGGGTGGAGAGGCCCGTCCTTCTACCTTCCAGACCCAGGTGCAGGTGCCTACCCAGGCCGCTCAGGCTGGATCGAACTGGGGAATCAACAAGGGCTTTGGCCAGGGATTCAGTCAGGAAAATGGacagggcgaggaggagcacgAGGGTCACTGCCAGTTCTAA
- a CDS encoding nitronate monooxygenase (COG:C;~EggNog:ENOG410PM0S;~InterPro:IPR013785,IPR004136;~antiSMASH:Cluster_8.18;~go_function: GO:0003824 - catalytic activity [Evidence IEA];~go_function: GO:0018580 - nitronate monooxygenase activity [Evidence IEA];~go_process: GO:0055114 - oxidation-reduction process [Evidence IEA]) — MPRLQNLAPNLSCLYPWTTSPLIVSAPMRVMSGPALAVAVSRAGGLGFVNNAIQNVAADLEQASSLISSSTLKTVPSPHLPIGVGFLLWADDLDTAVDAIQKYKPCAVWLYAPPNGQADLDTWSRGIRAASPGTQIWIQIGTLSEARSILKSAEKPDVVVVQGAEAGGHGRAKDAMGLISLLPEVADAMAGSQIPLFAAGGIADGRGAAAALCLGASGVVMGTRFLAASETRIARGYQQEVVRAEDGAVGTTKTLLYNHLRGTFGWPEEYMPRTVINRSWVEHLAGKGFEELKVLHDEAAKQGDQAWGPEGRLATYAGASIGLVHEVKDAESIVREVREQVLERFGVMSQ; from the coding sequence ATGCCACGACTCCAAAACCTCGCACCCAACCTCTCCTGCCTCTACCCATGGACCACCAGCCCCCTGATCGTGAGTGCACCCATGCGCGTTATGTCCGGCCCCGCCCTAGCCGTGGCAGTATCGCGGGCCGGGGGGCTGGGCTTCGTCAACAACGCCATCCAAAACGTAGCCGCAGATCTGGAGCAAGCATCATCTTTAATATCCTCATCTACCCTCAAAACAGTACCGTCTCCCCATCTGCCCATCGGCGTGGGCTTCCTCCTCTGGGCCGACGACCTCGACACTGCCGTCGACGCCATCCAGAAATACAAGCCCTGCGCGGTATGGCTCTACGCCCCGCCTAACGGCCAAGCAGATCTAGATACCTGGTCCCGAGGGATTCGTGCCGCGTCACCGGGAACCCAGATCTGGATTCAGATCGGGACGTTGTCCGAGGCGAGGAGTATCTTGAAATCGGCAGAGAAGCCCGATGTGGTTGTCGTTCAGGGAGCGGAAGCAGGCGGTCACGGCAGAGCTAAAGATGCAATGGGTTTGATTTCGCTCTTACCGGAGGTAGCTGATGCGATGGCGGGGAGTCAGATCCCGCTGTTTGCTGCAGGCGGGATAGCTGATGGACGGGGCGCAGCGGCGGCGCTGTGTCTGGGTGCGTCTGGGGTGGTCATGGGGACGAGGTTCCTGGCAGCGAGCGAGACGAGAATCGCGCGCGGGTATCAGCAGGAGGTTGTGAGGGCGGAGGATGGGGCTGTGGGGACTACGAAGACGTTGTTGTATAATCATCTCCGCGGGACGTTTGGGTGGCCCGAGGAGTATATGCCCAGGACGGTTATTAATCGGTCGTGGGTGGAGCATCTGGCTGGGAAGGGGTTTgaggagttgaaggtgcTACATGATGAGGCGGCGAAGCAGGGGGATCAGGCATGGGGACCGGAGGGGAGGCTGGCGACGTATGCGGGGGCATCGATTGGGTTGGTTCATGAGGTTAAGGATGCAGAGAGTATtgtgagggaggtgagggaaCAGGTGTTGGAGAGGTTTGGGGTTATGAGTCAGTAG
- a CDS encoding uncharacterized protein (COG:Q;~EggNog:ENOG410PPBW;~InterPro:IPR037455,IPR007310,IPR022770;~PFAM:PF06276;~antiSMASH:Cluster_8.18;~go_process: GO:0019290 - siderophore biosynthetic process [Evidence IEA]), whose translation MLCLRDPAGNEESWMKCGLRNSAYVENNGGEITGFLRADDLLPPVLTQTVEGEISEELDPGAICHIICLWQREHFANAAVETLVKEVRNSTDNQAKWLEIASNQPTLHLKSPLCDWEQSVVLGHPTHPLHRACLAQPPLKPITPDEIPELLEPELSFLSLPRSEMKTFGPYTSLLKPILEQLGISSPESPDRVVVPCFTRQLPSILPLFPDARHIGAVRRCCRAQISMRTISFLPDVGSPLHLKLSLNCQITSGPRTITPWTAALSPALSTALRTLLPQDLWIFEDAASITGGQDDFDKARHLTCIIRKSPEMQAEELGETIIPVAGLFQKPYKDNRTYMEIMFGLDDPQKKQTWLRKYLAKLFSLLLPPLVRYGIGLEAHAQNICVRINTTSKEVTGFAVRDFGGARIHRPTFFRTRIELGTIPPGASAFVEDMHKVWHKVYHALIQMHVGHLLYMLGLESHGGWPIVREELERVLVSSCDPDAKAVHEAFMNKTMAFKCFMEMRLRNIYRDYYERELPNVLLRDMQSEDNRTSKAEV comes from the exons ATGTTGTGCTTACGTGACCCAGCCGGGAATGAAGAGTCTTGGATGAAATGTGGTCTCCGGAATTCCGCCTATGTCGAGAACAACGGTGGGGAAATTACTGGATTCCTACGTGCAGATGACCTACTTCCTCCAGTGCTCACTCAAACAGTCGAAGGGGAAATATCAGAAGAGCTAGATCCGGGTGCTATTTGCCACATTATCTGCCTCTGGCAACGTGAACACTTTGCCAATGCTGCTGTAGAGACCCTTGTGAAGGAGGTCAGAAATTCTACCGACAATCAAG CAAAATGGCTGGAGATAGCCAGTAATCAGCCGACACTACACCTGAAGTCTCCTTTGTGTGATTGGGAGCAGTCCGTTGTGCTTGGACACCCAACGCATCCG CTACATCGGGCATGTCTTGCCCAGCCGCCATTGAAGCCCATAACACCTGATGAGATTCCTGAGCTGCTGGAACCTGAGCTATCGTTTCTGTCTTTACCACGATCAGAAATGAAAACCTTCGGACCATACACGAGTTTACTGAAACCTATTTTGGAGCAATTAGGGATTTCTAGCCCTGAGTCACCAGACAGAGTAGTAGTGCCGTGTTTTACCCGTCAGCTTCCGAGCATCCTGCCGCTCTTTCCTGATGCACGCCACATTGGCGCTGTTAGGAGATGCTGTCGTGCACAGATTTCAATGCGCACTATATCATTTCTCCCTGATGTGGGGTCCCCTTTGCATCTTAAGCTTTCGCTAAATTGTCAGATCACATCGGGCCCGAGGACTATTACACCATGGACTGCTGCTTTGAGTCCAGCACTCAGCACGGCGCTAAGAACCTTACTGCCACAAGACTTATGGATATTTGAAGATGCCGCTTCTATCACAGGCGGCCAGGATGATTTTGACAAAGCCCGCCATTTAACATGCATTATACGCAAAAGTCCGGAAATGCAAGCGGAAGAGCTTGGAGAGACCATTATCCCAGTTGCTGGATTATTTCAGAAGCCATATAAGGATAATCGAACATACATGGAGATCATGTTTGGTCTCGACGATCCccagaaaaagcaaacatggCTTAGAAA ATATCTTGCAAAGTTGTTCTCTTTGCTTCTGCCACCCTTGGTCCGTTATGGAATAGGCCTCGAAGCTCATGCTCAGAACATATGCGTCCGCATCAATACTACCTCTAAAGAGGTTACTGGATTTGCTGTGCGAGACTTTGGTGGAGCAAGAATACACAGACCTACATTCTTCCGGACTCGCATTGAACTTGGTACAATTCCTCCTGGCGCTAGCGCTTTTGTCGAAGATATGCATAAGGTGTGGCACAAGGTCTACCATGCTCTAATCCAGATGCATGTGGGCCATCTTCTGTATATGCTAGGCCTGGAATCCCATGGAGGGTGGCCCATTGTTCGAGAGGAGCTCGAAAGAGTCTTGGTCTCTTCGTGTGATCCAGATGCCAAGGCAGTGCATGAAGCCTTCATGAATAAGACCATGGCCTTCAAGTGTTTCATGGAAATGCGACTGCGTAATATTTATCGTGAT TATTATGAAAGAGAGCTGCCGAATGTTCTTCTCCGGGATATGCAGTCAGAAGATAACCGTACTAGCAAAGCAGAAGTTTGA